The Mesorhizobium sp. B1-1-8 genome contains a region encoding:
- a CDS encoding Gfo/Idh/MocA family protein: protein MKPRIAVLGCGYWGSNHIRTLKALGALHAVSDVNRARAEGFASEQDCLAIEPDKLFDRADVDAVVMALPPQFHADTAVRAVENGKDVLVEKPIALTVADAERAVRAAKDNGRVFMVGHVLRFHPAFETLKALIDNGELGEVRYIHSHRLGLGKFHTENDALWDLAPHDLSMILAITGTEPIEVRGEGAALLDNLSDFAHLHMRFPNDLRGHLFTSRLNPYRERRLTVVGTKAMAVFDDVEPWERKLAVYRHAVWQDSGQWAFTANEPSYVAVGEGMPLTRELAHFIQCVETRAEPRTDGEEAIRVLRILTAGTVIHTGSSA from the coding sequence ATGAAGCCGCGCATCGCAGTCCTCGGTTGCGGATACTGGGGCAGCAACCACATCCGCACCCTCAAGGCGCTTGGCGCGCTCCATGCTGTTTCGGACGTCAACCGCGCCCGCGCCGAAGGCTTTGCCAGCGAGCAGGATTGCCTGGCGATCGAGCCGGACAAATTGTTCGACCGCGCCGATGTCGACGCCGTCGTCATGGCATTGCCGCCGCAGTTCCACGCAGACACGGCGGTGCGGGCCGTCGAGAACGGCAAGGACGTGCTGGTCGAAAAGCCGATCGCGCTGACCGTCGCCGACGCCGAGCGCGCGGTCAGGGCGGCCAAGGACAACGGCCGCGTCTTCATGGTCGGCCATGTGCTGCGCTTCCACCCGGCATTCGAGACGCTGAAGGCGCTGATCGACAATGGCGAACTCGGCGAGGTTCGCTACATCCACTCGCACCGGCTTGGCCTCGGCAAGTTCCATACCGAGAACGACGCGCTGTGGGATCTGGCGCCGCACGATTTGTCGATGATCCTGGCCATCACCGGCACCGAACCGATCGAGGTGAGGGGCGAGGGCGCCGCACTTCTCGATAATCTCAGCGACTTCGCGCATCTGCACATGCGCTTTCCCAACGACCTGCGCGGCCATCTGTTCACGTCGCGCCTCAACCCGTATCGCGAGCGGCGGCTGACCGTGGTCGGCACCAAGGCGATGGCGGTGTTCGATGACGTCGAGCCCTGGGAGCGCAAGCTTGCCGTCTATCGCCACGCCGTTTGGCAGGACAGCGGCCAGTGGGCTTTCACCGCCAACGAGCCGTCCTATGTGGCGGTCGGCGAAGGCATGCCGCTGACGCGCGAGCTCGCCCATTTCATCCAGTGCGTCGAAACGCGGGCCGAGCCGCGCACAGACGGCGAGGAAGCCATCCGGGTGCTGCGCATCCTGACGGCGGGCACTGTGATCCACACGGGTTCGTCCGCGTAA
- a CDS encoding carbohydrate ABC transporter permease, with the protein MSGTWMTTRAWLLMLPLLVVMVAVIGWPLVDTVGLSFTDAKLVGTAGNFVGLDNYAKMLSSSNFSRTLTTTTWFAVISVAAEMVIGVLAALLLNQEFRGRTALRGLMILPWALPTVVNATLWRLIYNPEYGALNAALTQLHAIDAYRSWLGEPGTALAALIVADCWKNFPLVALISLAALQAVPRDITAAALVDGAGPFARFRFVVLPYLAGPLMVALVLRTIEAFKVFDIIWVMTRGGPANSTRSLSILVYQEAFSFQRAGSGASLALIVTLLVTVLAVAYAALVRKTAGSAA; encoded by the coding sequence ATGTCGGGCACCTGGATGACGACTCGCGCGTGGCTGCTGATGCTGCCGCTGCTTGTGGTCATGGTCGCCGTCATCGGCTGGCCGCTCGTCGATACGGTCGGCCTCTCCTTCACCGACGCCAAGCTGGTCGGCACGGCCGGCAATTTCGTCGGCCTCGACAACTATGCCAAGATGCTGTCGAGCTCGAACTTCAGCCGCACGCTCACCACCACCACCTGGTTCGCGGTCATTTCGGTTGCCGCCGAGATGGTGATCGGCGTGCTTGCGGCATTGCTGCTCAACCAGGAATTCCGCGGCCGCACCGCGCTGCGCGGCCTGATGATCCTGCCCTGGGCGCTGCCGACCGTCGTCAATGCCACGCTCTGGCGGCTGATCTACAATCCCGAATATGGCGCGCTGAACGCGGCGCTAACGCAACTGCACGCGATCGACGCCTACCGCTCCTGGCTTGGGGAGCCGGGCACGGCGCTGGCGGCGCTGATCGTCGCCGATTGCTGGAAGAACTTTCCGCTGGTCGCCCTCATTTCGCTCGCCGCCTTGCAGGCGGTGCCGCGCGACATCACCGCCGCCGCACTTGTCGACGGCGCCGGCCCCTTCGCCCGTTTCCGCTTCGTCGTCCTGCCTTATCTCGCCGGGCCGCTGATGGTGGCGCTGGTGCTGCGCACCATTGAGGCCTTCAAGGTCTTCGACATCATCTGGGTGATGACGCGCGGCGGGCCGGCCAACAGCACCCGCTCGCTGTCGATCCTCGTCTACCAGGAGGCCTTTTCGTTCCAGCGCGCCGGCTCCGGCGCCTCACTGGCGCTGATCGTCACCTTGCTGGTCACCGTGCTCGCCGTCGCCTATGCCGCGCTGGTCAGGAAGACCGCGGGGAGTGCGGCCTGA
- a CDS encoding DUF2937 family protein: MAMLKENLIYAMALALGISASQMPEFAQQYRQRLGGAVEELGHVVSEFDRDAAGAGLSRAQALDLHQQATEPLFKARGRSMSAAIARYENLVEQQKDFAERSPLLQPLVLGYSDRAVFAGAWQDFRPAVPITSAGLLWAAFGFFFGVGAMYMLAALLRWIWRAGMLALRRSNLISARRR; the protein is encoded by the coding sequence ATGGCGATGCTCAAGGAAAATCTGATCTACGCCATGGCGTTGGCTTTGGGCATAAGCGCGTCGCAAATGCCCGAATTCGCGCAGCAATATCGACAGCGCCTGGGCGGTGCGGTCGAGGAGCTTGGCCATGTCGTTTCCGAATTTGACCGGGACGCCGCCGGCGCGGGCTTGTCGCGGGCACAGGCGCTCGACCTCCACCAGCAGGCCACGGAACCGCTGTTCAAGGCTCGTGGCCGCAGCATGAGCGCAGCAATTGCCCGCTACGAGAACCTCGTTGAACAACAGAAGGATTTCGCCGAGCGCTCGCCGCTGCTGCAGCCCCTCGTTCTCGGATATAGCGACCGGGCGGTTTTTGCCGGCGCATGGCAGGATTTCCGGCCGGCTGTCCCGATAACATCCGCCGGTTTGCTCTGGGCAGCCTTCGGCTTCTTTTTCGGGGTTGGCGCCATGTACATGCTTGCGGCTTTGCTCCGCTGGATATGGCGTGCAGGTATGTTGGCGTTGCGACGCTCGAACCTGATTTCGGCGAGACGCCGCTAG
- a CDS encoding EAL domain-containing protein produces the protein MSRSEFPVDQLAKSFSNDDADAVRLVLDAVPHPIFLKDDQSRFVVLNRSMCEFMGHSYGELVGKTDYDFVPKEHADVFRRIDRLVLDTGDVNENEEIIQGQQGEIRTLVTRKARALLPNGARFVVGCIADITKLKQHEASLHLLFEENPLPMWVFERGSLRFLDVNQAAIGHYGYTREQFLSKSILDIRPREDVEKVRQVAGTGKGSYGTGRSWRHIKADGSLIDIVAYSKPIDYDGRAAFMVAVIDITERKRAEDDRRRTKEFLDTVIENIPVMLFAKEADQNRYVLINRAGEELLGIPRDELIGKTDSELFSADQAGAFLTQDQEALRSDNVQISAEEKVHTRHKGVRDLVTRRLAIESHDGKSKYVLGVAEDVTDRKRDAERIAHMATHDALTDLPNRAALVERLEFTLERATSGREMFALMRFDVDGFKQVNDIYGPGVADALLHQVAKRLAVATDKHFLARTGSGEFTIIIGEGPHPATAVALADRLLAAIAKGFDVDGHTLRVGLSIGIAFFPDDATDATALLSNAHAALDRAITDGRGVFRLFEADMDRKLRERRALEQGLRSALASGAMFLHYQPQANVSGEIIGFEALVRWSHKERGVIPPVEFIPLAEESGLIVPIGEWVLREACREAASWTKPIQIGVNLSPVQFRQGDLPGLVHSVLLETGLDPKRLELEITESVLFDDFSRASSILRCLKSLGVKIALDDFGTGYSSLSYLQSFPFDKIKIDKSFVWMIQKNPQSAAIIRAIVGLGRGLSMHVIAEGVETFEQLDFLSQEGCNALQGYLIGRPYPIEAYANEVGKAGGTSDMARPRRRRT, from the coding sequence ATGTCGCGTTCAGAATTTCCAGTCGACCAGTTGGCCAAATCGTTTTCCAACGACGATGCCGACGCCGTGAGGCTGGTGCTGGATGCGGTCCCGCATCCGATATTCCTGAAGGATGACCAATCCCGTTTCGTCGTGCTGAACCGAAGCATGTGCGAGTTCATGGGTCATTCCTATGGGGAGCTGGTCGGTAAGACAGACTATGACTTCGTCCCGAAGGAACATGCCGATGTATTCCGGCGCATCGATCGATTGGTGCTGGACACCGGTGACGTCAACGAAAACGAGGAAATCATTCAGGGGCAGCAGGGCGAGATCCGCACACTTGTAACGCGCAAGGCACGCGCGTTATTGCCGAACGGCGCCCGCTTCGTGGTCGGGTGTATTGCGGACATCACCAAACTGAAGCAGCACGAAGCCTCACTGCATCTCCTATTCGAGGAAAACCCGCTTCCGATGTGGGTGTTCGAAAGAGGCAGCCTGCGCTTCCTGGATGTCAACCAGGCTGCCATCGGGCACTACGGCTACACGCGCGAGCAATTCCTTTCGAAGTCGATACTCGACATCAGGCCTCGGGAGGACGTCGAGAAGGTCCGTCAGGTTGCCGGCACTGGCAAGGGATCGTATGGCACCGGGCGCAGCTGGCGTCATATCAAGGCTGATGGCAGCCTGATCGATATCGTCGCCTATTCGAAGCCGATCGATTACGACGGTCGCGCGGCTTTTATGGTTGCTGTCATCGACATAACCGAGCGCAAGCGGGCCGAGGACGACCGCCGCCGCACCAAGGAATTCCTGGATACGGTGATCGAAAACATACCGGTCATGCTCTTTGCCAAGGAGGCGGATCAGAACCGCTATGTCCTGATCAACCGGGCCGGCGAAGAACTGCTTGGCATCCCGCGTGATGAGTTGATCGGCAAGACGGACTCCGAGCTGTTTTCGGCGGATCAGGCCGGGGCCTTTCTTACGCAGGATCAGGAAGCCCTGCGTTCTGACAATGTTCAAATCTCCGCCGAAGAAAAAGTGCATACGCGGCACAAGGGGGTGCGCGATCTCGTAACCCGACGGTTGGCTATCGAAAGTCACGACGGTAAGTCGAAATACGTACTTGGGGTAGCTGAGGACGTCACCGATCGCAAGCGCGATGCCGAGCGCATCGCCCACATGGCCACGCATGACGCGCTCACTGATCTGCCCAATCGGGCCGCACTCGTCGAGCGCCTCGAATTCACGCTCGAGCGCGCGACGTCTGGCAGGGAAATGTTCGCGCTCATGCGCTTCGATGTCGACGGGTTCAAACAAGTCAATGACATTTATGGACCCGGAGTCGCAGACGCGCTGCTTCACCAGGTGGCGAAGCGCCTTGCTGTCGCCACCGACAAGCACTTCCTCGCGCGGACCGGTAGCGGCGAGTTCACCATAATCATCGGCGAGGGCCCGCATCCGGCGACAGCCGTAGCGCTGGCCGACCGCCTGCTGGCGGCGATCGCCAAAGGTTTCGACGTTGACGGCCATACCCTGCGCGTCGGGCTGAGCATTGGGATTGCCTTTTTCCCTGACGATGCCACCGATGCCACAGCTCTCCTGAGCAACGCTCACGCAGCACTCGATCGTGCCATAACCGATGGCCGTGGCGTTTTCAGGCTGTTCGAGGCGGACATGGATCGCAAGCTACGCGAACGCCGCGCCCTCGAGCAGGGTCTGCGGTCGGCGCTCGCAAGCGGCGCGATGTTCCTCCACTACCAGCCGCAAGCGAACGTATCCGGCGAGATCATCGGATTCGAGGCTCTGGTCCGGTGGTCCCACAAAGAACGGGGGGTGATTCCTCCTGTCGAGTTCATTCCGCTGGCTGAAGAGAGCGGATTGATCGTACCCATCGGGGAATGGGTGCTGCGGGAGGCATGCCGGGAGGCGGCTTCGTGGACGAAGCCGATCCAGATCGGCGTGAACCTGTCTCCGGTACAATTTCGCCAGGGCGATCTTCCGGGCCTTGTGCATTCGGTCCTGCTGGAGACGGGGCTTGATCCAAAGCGACTCGAGCTGGAAATTACGGAGAGCGTCCTGTTCGACGACTTTTCGCGGGCAAGCTCTATCCTCAGGTGCCTGAAATCGCTCGGCGTGAAGATTGCGCTGGACGACTTCGGGACCGGCTATTCGTCGCTTTCGTATCTTCAGTCTTTCCCCTTCGACAAGATTAAGATCGACAAGTCCTTTGTCTGGATGATTCAGAAGAACCCGCAATCAGCGGCCATCATTCGCGCAATCGTTGGGCTGGGCAGAGGCCTCTCGATGCACGTCATCGCAGAAGGTGTCGAGACATTCGAGCAGCTGGATTTTCTTAGCCAAGAGGGCTGCAATGCTTTGCAGGGATATCTGATCGGAAGGCCTTACCCGATTGAGGCATATGCGAATGAGGTCGGCAAAGCTGGAGGAACGTCGGACATGGCGCGTCCTCGCCGCAGGCGGACATAG
- a CDS encoding NADP-dependent oxidoreductase: MRAIIQNSFGGPDVLVIAEQPDPSPKPGEVLVRIKAAGLNPVDATVRAGRYQLLGEPPFILGWDISGTVEALGAGVTAFKTGDDVFGMPRFPKQAGAYAELAAAPAEEIAAKPAGIDHAHAAALPLAGLTAWQGLVRHGGLKSGQRVLIHAGAGGVGHLAVQIAKAHGAYVASTASSDKLDFVRSLGADQVVDYTRSDFTGSAGDLDLVLETIGGDHADDSLKVLRDGGVLVSLLNVHDATRAKAKERGIRVERMSVAPDREGLVELARLVDAKKLSAHVAKAFPLDQAGAAHAFLATRPIGKVVLTV; this comes from the coding sequence ATGCGTGCCATTATCCAGAATTCCTTCGGCGGGCCCGACGTCCTCGTCATCGCCGAACAGCCGGATCCCTCGCCCAAGCCCGGAGAGGTGCTTGTCCGCATCAAGGCGGCGGGCCTCAACCCGGTCGACGCCACCGTGCGCGCCGGCCGCTATCAATTGCTTGGCGAACCGCCCTTCATCCTCGGCTGGGACATTTCGGGCACTGTCGAGGCGCTCGGCGCCGGCGTGACCGCCTTCAAGACCGGTGATGACGTGTTCGGCATGCCGCGCTTTCCTAAGCAAGCGGGTGCCTATGCGGAGCTTGCCGCTGCGCCGGCGGAGGAGATCGCCGCGAAGCCCGCAGGCATCGACCACGCACATGCGGCGGCACTTCCGCTGGCCGGCCTCACCGCCTGGCAGGGCCTCGTTCGCCACGGCGGCCTCAAATCCGGCCAGCGCGTGCTGATCCATGCCGGCGCCGGCGGCGTCGGCCATCTGGCCGTGCAGATCGCCAAGGCGCACGGCGCCTACGTCGCCTCGACCGCCAGCTCCGACAAGCTCGATTTCGTCCGCTCGCTCGGCGCCGACCAGGTCGTCGACTACACCAGGAGCGATTTCACCGGCAGCGCCGGCGATCTCGACCTGGTGCTGGAGACGATCGGCGGCGACCATGCCGACGACTCGCTCAAGGTGCTGCGCGACGGCGGCGTGCTGGTGTCGCTGCTCAACGTCCACGACGCCACCAGGGCAAAGGCGAAGGAACGCGGCATCCGCGTCGAGCGCATGTCGGTGGCGCCGGACCGCGAGGGCCTTGTCGAGCTCGCCAGGTTGGTCGATGCAAAGAAGCTTTCGGCCCATGTGGCGAAGGCTTTCCCGCTCGATCAGGCCGGCGCCGCCCACGCCTTTCTCGCCACCCGGCCGATCGGCAAGGTGGTGCTTACGGTCTGA
- a CDS encoding DUF1153 domain-containing protein: MTDLVRPRVKYVIGPDGSPLTIADLPPTNTRRWVIRRKAEVVAAVRGGLLSLEEACQRYKLTTEEFLSWQASIDEYGLAGLRTTRIQQYRH; this comes from the coding sequence ATGACCGATCTGGTTAGACCTAGAGTCAAATATGTTATCGGGCCTGACGGCAGCCCCCTTACGATTGCCGATCTGCCGCCGACGAACACACGTCGCTGGGTTATCCGGCGCAAGGCGGAAGTGGTCGCGGCGGTGCGCGGCGGCCTGCTCAGCCTCGAAGAGGCCTGCCAGCGCTACAAGCTCACCACCGAGGAATTCCTCTCCTGGCAGGCGTCGATCGACGAATACGGCCTTGCCGGGCTGCGCACGACGCGTATCCAGCAATACCGGCACTAG
- a CDS encoding ROK family transcriptional regulator has translation MHDISPIRAKSGTNQEGTSAHNRRVMIEALRLNGALSRADLARATQLTKQAVSNIIEDLELDGLVVALDTVRKGRGQPFTPYRLVPGGAFAIGLQIDRHLTRVVVVDLVGSVMARAEANLPFDEPSQGVEIILGLIARVRRELAGISAQAERRLVGLGVAMPGPFGLKNSDDKWMMPAWQQFPLLETLAAGTGLNVGLQNDAAACATAERIVGAAHGVDHAVCLYVGYGIGAGLILNGELYSGGNGNAGEIGMALLSPAGPGATPLEHRASLASLYQHLGLNAADEHLYQRLDALALAEDPKVIGWIEDAAHDLRWSVHLIETIFDPQTIILTSGAPEALARRLLQAMHPLLPSIADRPERRLPRLQLGITDPWAIAVGAAAEPISRAFDPRFSAILKAG, from the coding sequence ATGCACGACATCAGCCCGATCCGCGCCAAAAGCGGCACCAACCAGGAAGGGACGAGCGCACATAACCGCCGCGTTATGATCGAGGCGCTGCGGCTCAACGGCGCGCTCTCGCGCGCCGACCTGGCACGGGCGACGCAGCTTACCAAGCAGGCGGTTTCCAACATCATCGAGGATCTCGAACTGGATGGCCTGGTGGTGGCGCTGGACACCGTGCGCAAGGGCAGGGGACAGCCTTTCACCCCATACAGGCTGGTGCCTGGGGGCGCCTTTGCCATCGGACTGCAGATAGACCGGCATTTGACGCGCGTGGTGGTGGTCGACCTTGTCGGCAGCGTGATGGCGCGAGCCGAAGCTAACCTGCCGTTCGACGAACCGTCGCAAGGCGTTGAGATCATCCTCGGTCTCATCGCCCGCGTCAGGCGCGAGCTCGCCGGCATTTCCGCCCAAGCCGAACGACGGCTGGTCGGATTGGGCGTCGCCATGCCGGGCCCGTTCGGGCTGAAGAATTCCGACGACAAATGGATGATGCCGGCCTGGCAGCAATTCCCACTGCTGGAGACGCTTGCGGCCGGCACCGGGCTGAATGTCGGACTTCAGAACGACGCCGCCGCCTGCGCCACGGCCGAGCGCATCGTCGGCGCGGCGCACGGCGTCGATCACGCCGTCTGCCTCTATGTTGGCTACGGTATCGGCGCCGGGCTCATTCTCAACGGCGAGCTCTACAGCGGCGGCAACGGCAATGCCGGCGAAATCGGCATGGCGCTGCTGTCGCCGGCCGGTCCCGGCGCGACGCCGCTGGAGCACCGCGCCTCGCTTGCCTCGCTCTACCAGCATCTCGGCCTGAACGCCGCCGATGAGCACCTCTACCAACGGCTGGACGCGCTGGCGCTCGCAGAGGACCCAAAGGTGATAGGCTGGATCGAGGATGCCGCGCACGATCTGCGCTGGAGCGTGCATCTGATCGAAACGATCTTCGACCCGCAGACAATCATCCTGACCAGCGGCGCGCCGGAAGCGCTCGCGCGGCGTCTGCTGCAGGCTATGCACCCGCTGCTGCCGTCGATCGCCGACCGCCCCGAGCGGAGATTGCCTCGCCTGCAGCTCGGCATCACCGATCCCTGGGCGATCGCCGTGGGCGCCGCGGCCGAGCCGATCAGCCGGGCCTTCGATCCGCGCTTCTCGGCGATCCTGAAGGCGGGATAG
- a CDS encoding flagellar export protein FliJ: MKSRENLVRLKQFQVNEKRRQLLQLDMMIAEFERMAVELELQIAAEEKKAGITDINHFAYPTFAKAARLRRDNLRNSQGDLAQQRSTAESLLGEAEAELSKAEMLESRDSKIREADVGGRSAMIG; encoded by the coding sequence ATGAAGTCACGTGAAAACCTCGTTCGGCTGAAGCAGTTTCAGGTGAATGAGAAGCGGCGCCAGCTGCTGCAGCTGGACATGATGATCGCCGAGTTCGAGCGCATGGCCGTCGAATTGGAGCTGCAGATCGCCGCCGAAGAGAAGAAGGCCGGCATCACCGACATCAACCATTTTGCCTATCCGACCTTCGCCAAGGCGGCACGCTTGCGCCGCGACAACCTCAGGAATTCGCAGGGCGACCTCGCCCAGCAGCGAAGCACCGCCGAATCATTACTCGGCGAAGCTGAAGCGGAGCTTTCCAAGGCTGAGATGCTGGAATCGCGCGACAGCAAGATCCGCGAGGCCGATGTCGGCGGCCGCAGCGCCATGATCGGCTGA
- a CDS encoding winged helix-turn-helix transcriptional regulator, whose product MARMVTSCFMGSVKTPFGHDAFRRSCPSHTVLDMLASKWVYLTVCALRRGRLRNGELARKLEGITPKMLTQTLRVSSAMALSGARCLRHPAARRI is encoded by the coding sequence ATGGCACGCATGGTAACCTCCTGCTTCATGGGTAGTGTGAAAACCCCATTCGGCCATGATGCGTTCCGGCGCAGTTGTCCGTCGCATACCGTGCTCGACATGCTGGCCAGCAAATGGGTCTATCTCACCGTCTGCGCGCTACGGCGCGGCCGGCTGCGCAATGGCGAACTGGCGCGCAAGCTCGAAGGCATCACGCCGAAAATGCTGACCCAGACACTACGGGTCTCGAGTGCGATGGCCTTGTCCGGCGCGAGGTGTTTGCGTCATCCCGCCGCGCGTCGAATATGA
- the mnmA gene encoding tRNA 2-thiouridine(34) synthase MnmA: MNSLDLPGRPENTRVVVAMSGGVDSSVVAGLLKREGYDVVGVTLQLYDHGAATHRAGSCCAGQDIDDARRVSETLGIPHYVLDYEERFRKAVIDPFAESYVAGETPIPCVSCNQTVKFADLLATAQDLGADALATGHYIRSGANGAHRALYRPVDADRDQSYFLFATTQAQIDYLRFPLGGLSKPQVRAIAEEMGLTVAAKQDSQDICFVPQGKYSDIIAKLKPAAANPGDIVHIDGRVLGRHEGILRYTIGQRRGIGIASGEPLYVVHLDADRARVVVGPREALETHKIYLRNMNWLGDGPLSDIPAGGLELFAKVRSTRPPRPAVLHYSAGLTSVELVDGESGIAPGQACVLYSDDANDARVFGGGFIGRSERGAEAEAMLSRLAAKPAQIPAE; encoded by the coding sequence ATGAACAGCCTCGATCTACCCGGACGCCCCGAAAACACCCGCGTCGTCGTCGCCATGTCGGGCGGCGTCGATTCCTCTGTTGTCGCCGGTCTCCTGAAGCGCGAAGGCTATGATGTCGTCGGCGTCACCCTGCAGCTTTACGACCATGGCGCCGCGACCCATCGGGCAGGCTCCTGCTGCGCCGGCCAGGACATCGACGATGCCCGCCGCGTCTCCGAGACGCTCGGCATTCCGCATTACGTGCTCGACTATGAGGAGCGCTTCCGCAAGGCGGTCATCGACCCCTTCGCCGAGAGCTATGTCGCCGGGGAAACGCCGATCCCTTGCGTATCGTGCAACCAGACGGTGAAGTTCGCCGATCTTTTGGCCACCGCGCAGGATCTCGGCGCCGACGCGCTGGCCACCGGCCACTACATCCGCTCCGGCGCCAACGGCGCCCATCGCGCGCTCTACCGGCCGGTCGACGCCGACCGCGACCAGAGCTATTTCCTGTTCGCCACCACCCAGGCGCAGATCGACTATCTGCGCTTTCCGCTCGGCGGCCTGTCGAAGCCGCAGGTGCGCGCCATCGCCGAGGAGATGGGGCTGACCGTTGCCGCCAAGCAGGACAGCCAGGACATCTGCTTCGTGCCGCAGGGCAAGTATTCCGATATCATCGCCAAGCTGAAGCCGGCGGCCGCCAATCCGGGCGACATCGTCCATATCGACGGCCGCGTGCTCGGCCGCCATGAAGGCATCCTGCGCTATACGATCGGCCAGCGCCGCGGCATCGGCATCGCCTCCGGCGAGCCGCTCTATGTCGTCCACCTCGACGCCGATCGGGCGCGCGTCGTCGTCGGCCCGCGCGAGGCGCTGGAGACGCACAAGATCTATCTGCGCAACATGAACTGGCTGGGCGACGGCCCGCTGTCGGACATCCCGGCCGGCGGGCTTGAGCTTTTCGCCAAGGTCCGCTCCACCAGGCCGCCGCGCCCGGCCGTGCTGCATTATAGTGCCGGCTTGACCTCGGTCGAGCTGGTCGACGGCGAGTCCGGTATCGCGCCCGGACAGGCCTGCGTGCTCTATTCCGACGACGCCAACGACGCGCGGGTGTTTGGCGGCGGTTTCATCGGGCGTTCCGAGCGCGGCGCGGAAGCCGAAGCCATGCTGTCCAGGCTGGCGGCCAAGCCGGCGCAGATTCCGGCCGAGTAA
- a CDS encoding extracellular solute-binding protein yields the protein MLKSIGKTLLGAVFVGGLFVPHAFAETTLNALFMAQAAYSEADVRAMTDAFTKANPDVKVNLEFVPYEGLHDKTVLAQGSGGGYDVVLFDVIWPAEYATNKVLIDVSPKITDDMKKGVLPGAWTTVQYNGKYYGMPWILDTKYLFYNKEILEKAGIKTPPKTWDELNEQAKMIQDKGLLKTPIAWSWSQAEAAICDYATLVSAYKGDFLKDGKPDFQNGGGLDALKYMVASYKSGLTNPNSKEFLEEDVRKVFENGDAAFALNWTYMYNMANDPKDSKVAGKVGVVPAPGVAGKSEVSAVNGSMGLGITAVSKHPDEAWKYIEFMTSQKTQNQYAKLSLPIWASSYDDPAVTKGQEELIATAKVGLAAMYPRPTTPKYQELSTALQQAIQESLLGQTSPEDALKTAAENSGL from the coding sequence ATGTTGAAATCAATCGGTAAGACACTTCTGGGCGCGGTCTTCGTTGGCGGGCTGTTTGTCCCCCACGCCTTCGCCGAAACGACATTGAACGCGCTGTTCATGGCGCAGGCCGCCTACAGCGAGGCCGATGTCCGCGCCATGACGGATGCCTTCACCAAGGCCAATCCGGACGTCAAGGTCAATCTCGAATTCGTCCCTTATGAGGGCCTGCACGACAAGACTGTGCTCGCGCAAGGTTCCGGCGGCGGCTATGACGTCGTGCTGTTCGATGTCATCTGGCCAGCCGAATACGCGACCAACAAGGTACTGATCGACGTCTCGCCGAAGATCACCGACGACATGAAGAAGGGCGTGCTGCCCGGCGCCTGGACCACCGTCCAATACAACGGCAAATATTACGGCATGCCCTGGATTCTCGATACCAAGTACCTGTTCTACAACAAGGAAATCCTGGAAAAGGCCGGCATCAAGACGCCGCCCAAAACCTGGGACGAACTCAACGAACAAGCCAAGATGATCCAGGACAAGGGCCTGCTCAAGACCCCCATCGCCTGGAGCTGGTCACAGGCCGAAGCCGCGATCTGCGACTACGCCACGCTGGTCAGCGCCTACAAGGGCGATTTCCTCAAGGACGGCAAGCCCGATTTCCAGAATGGCGGCGGGCTCGATGCGCTGAAATACATGGTGGCGAGCTACAAGTCGGGCCTGACCAATCCGAATTCCAAGGAATTCCTCGAAGAGGACGTCCGTAAGGTATTCGAGAACGGCGACGCCGCCTTCGCGCTCAACTGGACCTACATGTACAATATGGCCAACGACCCGAAGGACTCGAAGGTAGCCGGCAAGGTCGGCGTGGTGCCGGCGCCGGGCGTCGCCGGCAAGAGCGAGGTCTCGGCCGTCAACGGCTCGATGGGTCTCGGCATCACCGCCGTCAGCAAGCACCCTGACGAGGCCTGGAAATATATCGAGTTCATGACCTCGCAGAAGACGCAGAACCAGTACGCCAAGCTCTCGCTGCCGATCTGGGCGTCCTCCTATGACGATCCGGCGGTCACCAAGGGCCAGGAGGAACTGATCGCCACGGCAAAAGTCGGGTTGGCCGCCATGTATCCGCGCCCGACCACGCCGAAATATCAGGAACTGTCGACCGCGCTGCAGCAGGCCATCCAGGAATCGCTGCTTGGCCAGACCTCGCCTGAGGACGCGCTGAAGACGGCCGCCGAAAACAGCGGACTCTGA